ATTCCATCAGCAAGAACATGTCATCAAAAGACTCCATTTCCGTAAAACTTGTTGAGCTTCACATTCCCACCACCATACTTCCCCCTCCTTACCACACCACCAATGGCCTCCCACCCCACCTCATGTCCACCCTCAAGAGAGCCCTCGACAGTGCCCGGCCCGCCTTCTCCACCCTCCTCCAAACCCTCAAGCCCGACTTGGTTTTATACGATTTCCTCCAGTCGTGGGCCTCGGAGGAGGCCGAGTCGCAGAATATACCAGCCATGGTGTTTCTGAGTACCGGAGCTGCAGcgatttcttttattatgtaCCATTGGTTTGAGACCAGACCGGAGGAGTACCCTTTTCCGGCTATATACTTCCGGGAACACGAGTATGATAACTTCTGCCGTTTTAAGTCTTCCGACAGCGGTACTAGTGATCAATTGAGAGTCAGCGATTGCGTTAAACGGTCGCACGATTTGGTTCTGATCAAGACATTCCGTGAACTGGAAGGACAATACGTAGATTTTCTCTCCGACTTGACTCGGAAGAGATTCGTACCAGTTGGCCCCCTTGTTCAGGAGGTAGGTTGTGATATGGAGAATGAAGGAAATGACATCATCGAATGGCTCGACGGGAAAGACCGTCGTTCGACGGTTTTCTCCTCATTCGGGAGCGAGTACTTCTTGTCTGCCAATGAGATCGAAGAGATAGCTTATGGGCTGGAGCTAAGCGGGCTTAACTTCATCTGGGTTGTTAGGTTTCCTCATGGCGACGAGAAAATCAAGATTGAGGAGAAACTGCCGGAAGGGTTTCTTGAGAGAGTGGAAGGAAGAGGGTTGGTGGTGGAGGGATGGGCACAGCAGAGGAGAATATTGTCACATCCGAGTGTTGGAGGGTTTTTGAGCCACTGTGGGTGGAGTTCTGTGATGGAAGGGGTGTATTCCGGTGTGCCGATTATTGCCGTGCCGATGCATCTTGACCAGCCGTTCAATGCTAGGTTGGTGGAGGCGGTGGGGTTTGGGGAGGAGGTGGTGAGGAGTAGACAAGGAAATCTTGACAGAGGAGAGGTGGCGAGGGTGGTGAAGAAGCTGGTTATGGGGAAAAGTGGGGAGGGGTTACGGCGGAGGGTGGAGGAGTTGAGTGAgaagatgagagagaaaggggAGGAGGAGATTGATTCACTGGTGGAGGAATTGGTGACGGTGGTTAGGAGGAGAGAGAGATCGAATCTCAAGTCTGAGAATTCTATGAAGAAATTGAATGTGATGATGATGGAGAATAGGGAAGGAATGTTGAGTGAAAATGCATGAGCATTGAGTTTATACTTACAAATAATAGtggaattatttatatgttatttcattattactttaatatttttttcgttttattAGTTAGAGATAAGTATACTTTGTTCCACTGGGATTAGTGTATTTATACGTAGATTTCTTGTGGGTTGGAAAACATATGATATCTTTGaggtttgattttgtttgataatAAGTTTCTCCGTAgctaaaattcaataaatttattgatattattaaaaatttagataagaaattatattaatctttCATTATCTATTATagattacaaaaaaattaataaattcattttgatattatcaaaaattaaataaggaATTATACTAATGTTCTATATAGATTTggtaagttaaataaaaaatctttgtAATCATATTTTTCGTATATATTATCATACAATTAATGTACGCGAggtatacttttatttttatgatacttatttagttagaaaattttttatttaacctataaaatattagtactaTGTCTATCGATGGTGCATTAGAAAATTGTAGTTTATTGcctgtgatttaaaattatagtaaataaatattattaattataattaaataaaacttgatataaaaattatggttatgcattatgaaattatttttgttatatctatGAGCCagagtaatatttttattagaatttttagtcatgataaatttttacagCATCCGCAAAAACTAGACTATCACCTATTGTGTGGTCGTAGTTAACGCTTATTTTTAACTAAGTacttaattattgttaaatataaaatttcttatagCATCATTATCAAGTTTTATTGAACTTTTTTGGTTCATATTAACAGCATTGAAGTTCAACTTATGGCGGGGTTTATTTGTTTTAGGAAAACAAaccttaatattattaaatataattttttaaattataaaaattttatatattactatcAAATCTCATATAAAGAAGATGCAATTatctcaattaattatgagatGTTTTAGGGCTTGAGGTCAATCAAAGACCGTGGAACtctttattttgacaaaacaaaaaaaagatgatgaccaattatatattcttccgaggttggtgtaattatatgtaaatttttacaatttaaaaaattatttaatattactgaagtttgttttcttataaCAAATTGGTCCTTCTATTCGTTacaattcaccaaatttgttaatattaaaaaaaagagggataaaaatttatatttaccttttATGGACTATTAGATTTATTGTACCTCACATAAATcttattataatcatattaccctcatatgtcttcacatattaatgcatgtgagaatgTATATCTTAACCATTATAAGGGttatttagatgaaaaaaaattggttgatCTCCattaagtcagtaataaatcaatcgagtgtaaatatcaaattttattaaatattttttgttaatatcaacaaattcagtggattttgactaatagagtaacttatttgttaagcggaagcaaactttaggggtattagatgtaattttctaaactacagtgaatttatgtgtaaattacaccaaattttaggggagagaaatataattatccttacATATCATTAATGAGAATACTATTTTGTtgctcatttattttatttttgtagtattataaaatttagggaaaattgaaattttagtaTAGTTTAGGGGGAGTGATATTGTTGGTCCTATACGaacttatttttgtaatatagtgttataattttaaaattgtgaaaattttaattctttttaggCCACCTTGGCCAGAAAACTGCAAGATTTACGCAGGagctaattaaattattttaaattcgtAATTCGTATACATGATGCAGATGAAAATGTCAAATTCTCTAAGTTATAttattagaattataatttaattaggttATGTATAagttgtatataattatttagtcAAAATCGGCTTGAAAAGGATTGTAATTAATTGtcaaatatttgaagttaCAATACTATGAGAATAACTTATGTAGATTAAAGATATCACTCCCCTTAAATTgcaagattattttttttttctaaaatttataagtttcaaaacgaagtaatgtaattttgtaaaatttagtaaaagtCCTAAAATTAAGTGAGCAAGGaaactttaaaaaagaaaagacaaaaaacaaatcattaaaaaaaggggagtttaattttgatactttaaaattttcctaTATTTAGACCAACTCTCAGAAACATCTTCTCAATCTTCTTCTCTAGTATGAGTAGAGGGTTTTTTCTCGTATGAGAGGTTAGTGTTTAGGTTGTGTCCAGTGTAGCATTGAGTGCTTTTGTTGTTGTCCCACTATCACTGAACTCGCCGTCCGACACTAATTCCAGCCCTACAACATGTGCTTCAATTGGAGTTCAAACGTACACTAATTGTAGATTATAGTCATGCGCTAAAATCAAGAtttactttctctctctttcgaTCTATCCAATGTTCGAGACCACCACCAATTGAGTCTCCACTTCCAGCGACTCAATTACATCCTTACCCATCCAATTCCGTCCACTATATGGACGATTCTctcctttttcatttccacCACTATTTAACAGCCCCGCCACTATTTCTCCGTCATATCTTCGCCGCAAGCAATCATCTTGCCGGCGGACCACTTCCCCTGCATTCGCCTCCCCATGGCACGCACATCTCTCTGATCAGTTTCTGTCAACAACTTGTCTACGTCATGGCCTTCTCATCATTTGACTTCtcttgtttcttctttattttgccacatcaatatttatgtaggatgttgatgggtaaattatatttttagtcccataagtggacctatttctaattttggtcccacactcAGGTTAATTTGCACATTGAGTCCCATATGTGGTGTGtttgttttcaatttgaggatTATTGAAGGAATTTCGTCCAATACATAACGGCAGCTACTCTCTCTGTCACTTGCTGTTAAATGTGGAGGAAAATGTGGAGATTTGGAGGGTTCCTTCTATTTAAGtcttatttcttcatttctctcttGCATTTAGTAGGAAAAATGTCATGATATATGGCTGCTAATCGAGAAGTTTTTTGTCATTGTGGAAGGCTTGCGATTTTGAAAACCTCATGGACCGACGACAACCCAGGTAGGAGGTTTTTTGAATGTACGAAAAAAGAAGCGGgtgttgttttttctttgggAAGACCGGCCAATGTGTGCAAGGGCAAATGTTATTATACCCAGAGCTtcgaaaattaaatagaatggAGGACAAAATTGCACAGATGCAACAAAGACAAActgttttagtttattttttgttgtatcttGACTTATGGTGTTGTTTAAGTATTGTTTTGGTTGaatctttctcaatttttttggagTATACGCTCCAATTTTTCATGTATTCGGCAATATTAGGTTGCTAATTTTAGGATATGTAATCTGTATTTTGTACTCTATCATCCTGTTGTTTTGTAATCAGcaatatgtaattttgtgACATTTTCCTATTAAatgagagagaaatgaagaaataggACTTAAATAGAAGGAAGATGATGTAATGGTTTTTCCCACCAAATTGCTGATTTTTCCTCCACATTTAACAACAAGTGACGAAGAGAGCAGTTGCCGTTATGTATTGGACGGAATTCACTCAATGGTCCTCAAATTGggggaagaaaaaacaatatgGGACTCAATGTGCGAATTGGTCTGAGTGTGGGATCAAAATTAGAAAGAGGTCCacttatgagaccaaaaatataatttgccctGTTGTTGACTGTGTAAATGAGGTCTATTCTTTTCATAGGGggaagaatttatttatttgcaatcacatgaggataaattgcattaaaccctatTATAATACGATAAGAAAGAAGATGTATGACAAAATGCAGAACACTAAACTATCATTCTCTTTCATGAAAAGGGTACGTGGTATGATttaaatcatgataaattatttgaattaacaaaagtatatatatacatatgcaaattaaattttttattttaaatcatatttcagcttctatttatttatattgtctattttaattaaagcaaaattGTATAGACACGAGgtgtattaaataaaatagaaaatacagCAAAATTATTGGAATATTAAAAGGTCATCTGGTTTGATCATAATATGTTTATGATATTTCATGGTTGAATTGAGTAATATGTTACGAAaactcaaaaaagaaaataaaaacaaacaaacacacgggaaaaataattaataattatctccAATAACCAGCCAACATTCACATGCATGACTTCTAATGTAAGGTAGAAAAAACATCTCCCTATGCCATCACTTGTcataatttgtttcatttcatgatcatcataatcTGGAATGGATGGACGATTCTCAGTGTAACCAATACTGAGTTTGTCTTGCCCACATTTGAAGCAATATGATCTGTAAGAACTACATTAGTTTGTACTCTCCATCTTAATGCAAGAAAGAGACCATATTGTGTGTTCTAACATGCATATACTTAAGAcgactttattttttatataaggtTTTAGTATATTGAATCTAAGACAATCACAGCCATTCATTTATGTTCGGATATACAAACATCTGCAgtctttgaaatttaaattccgAAACctcctaaaattacaataagaaATGCATATAGAGCTCAAAGCTCAAAGCATAAAGTGGGCATAGCCCCAAAACATGTTGCTTTTCTTTTACCAAAAATAGCTTGAAAAGAAAGGGAGGGAAGGCAAAAGAGAGAGCAAGTATTaaagcaaaagcaaaaaaGTGGACAACCTTAAATGTGcaagaaaatcatatataGGTATATCATAAgatatgacaaaaaaaaatgcaggcatatatatataagaagcAGCCATGTTAGAGCACGGGTACAACTACAACATAGTcaagttcaagaaaatgaagaagagcCTTGCTGCAAGCATCGGGAGCAGCGGCCGGCTGTCGGCAGATGACGAGGACGACGACGAGGCGTCGAAGATGGCGATAGCATCTTATCAAGCGAGGGAAGAGGAGATTGAGAGGAGGAAAATGGAGGTGAGGGAGAGGGTGGAGTCTCAACTCAGTCGTgcagaagaagaagcaaaGCGTTTGACACAAGTTTGGGAGGTAAGTTCTTGAAAatggttaaatgcaatttatcctttttgatatgtgaaatgggcaaaaaatcactataaaaaaaattagtaaattatttttataatttgatagggagtaatttgctttatttttcaaagcgaatgaaataatttgctaaaaaaaatTCGTGGGAAgatttttgctcattttttatatctgatgggataaattgcatttttctctcttgaaAACTATAGCAAATATTTGTGTAGAGTGTACATTGTGAGTTGATTTTTGATTGTGTGTATGAAAAATACATCGTGCAAGATACAATGGTTAATGATCCtaatcttgaattttatattattttttcagaagTTTTAAGATCTTCTGagcttaaaaatattacgtCTGTCAATATGATAAGATCCACATAGACCagcatataatttaataaatttacataatttttttagaataatataaaatttttaggcttttacatttgtgttgtaaagtAGACGCTCTTAAATGAGTTagattcaagaaaattgattttgaaataaatgatatttatggAAGTATTGTATTTGTCAAATACTTGTTGTAATTATGTAGTTTCACAAAAAtgctaattataatatttagataAGACAATAATAATTCCAATTTGAGTTATTCAAATAGCACTGCCGCAGTCCAATAGCAATTCAAAAGTTAAATTTccaaacaaatttacaatttttttcagtCAAAATGGAAATTTGGAGATTCTTACTCACTAGTTCGAAACAGTCCCTCAAtcttttctattcttttgaGTACCAAGAATTGGACCTTTGACATGACTAAAAGAGTCGGAGAAAGAAGGATTTGAGACCCCGTCTGCGGCTTTATCAAAACGAataaaaacagaaagaaaatgagaagcaAAGCCAATCATTAGAAGTCATTATTATTTGTCGATCAGGGCCTAGTTCAGTTGGTGAAATTGAATTATGGGAATGTTGTATGAAAACTCACCTTATACATGAGATGTTGTGTTTACTGAATAATAAATGTTGTATTTACTGTAATAgtagataaattatttaacattgaTTAAagtatgattgttgtaatgatatttgttagatattgatatccGATAAGAacgttttttattaatttatttcaattaataataatccaTCGCTCttccttatttatttatatgacgaagataaaaaatatttatttattaaaattttgaaatcgtgattatttataatgtaagtaataattcatctttttgcagttatactaatatatatactgaaaattcaaattggaaactatatttatttttgaattgttttacAAGTATTGCATATGCCTTATTCAATTTCACATTGTGAAAATTGGATTCAGGAGCTGGAAGTGTTCACAGATCCAATGAGAAAAGATGTGAGCAGTGTGCGGAAAAGACTAGACATGGCCAACCGTGATCTCAAATCTCTTCAACAGATCTGCCAAAAGAAAGTAAAcattcttctcttcttttccacaacaaaacataaaaagaagggtaaattacaaatacttcacgatatttgctataattagaaataaatctcattattaaaaaattataaataccccttgaatttaataatcatctaacaaataccccatACAATGAATTGTCACGAGGTATTTGTCAGACaatcattaatttcaaaaaggtatttataatttttcaaacaatgaaatatttgtaattatgataaatcttAGAGgaggttgttgtaattaactctacaaagaaaagaaaagaaaaggaataaaacCATCCCTTTTGACCACatttgaaaatagaatcaaTTCTTTAACCTTTTGTTCTCTGCACTGTTTGCACATTTGGACAGGAGAAAGAATATAAAGAAGCAATGGAAGCTTTCCAAGAAAAGAGCAAAGAGAAAGCACAGCTGACCACTGCCCTTATGGAGGTAATCTTGTTTGAAATCAAGATAAGCAAATTTTGACAAGAATTCAAGCGAATCACTGTTACTTCACTACCCTTTTCCTCTGGTTTTGCAGTTGGTGAATCAGAGTGAGAATTTCAGAATGAAGAAGCTGGAAGAGCTCAGCAAGATTGTGAACTTGAAAGCACAAAATACTTGAAAAATGTtatgttttttcctttctatttTATAGTCAATGCAGCTTTTCTTGCCAAGTATGTCAAAGTATTTATGTCAGCACGGATGCAATAGACCAGGTTGTTAGACAAGTAAAAGAGTCGTCCCATTTGGCTGTAACGATCCAATAACATAAATCCAATCGTGCCATAAGTGTCACGACTCTGTAGCACTATAGCTAAGCACATCGTGTCCGAACCAAGGGTATACAGGATACTAGTTAAAGATGTTTAAGTTGATGGGATTTTCATAGTTTCAACTGCAATTCATAGCATATACAATCACAACTGACATAAACAACCCACTTGTGGACAGGACAGGAAAAGGTATCTCAATATCCATTGGAATGTAGTAGTAGGGCTTATTGTTGATCTTTCTTAGACAAATCAActacaaataacaaaaaggtAAAGCTGAAATTGCGAGTGATTAGTGATAGATGAGTAATAACACTGTAGGCCCTGGCATTTGCCTCTGACTTTGCATCTCCCGTTTCTTAAAGGGAATGGCAAGAACACCCTTTTTTCcggttttttctcttttcctctttCAAATTCTGTCCCAATATATGTAAGGGCTGCACAAAGTGTTGGTCAAATATTTGTAGATGAGAGAAGCTCTTTGTACTCTGCCAATAGATTCGAGATTTCATTTAACCGCAACTGGAAATCAATAGAACAGATTTGCATTAGAACGTGAAGATTAAAGAGATACAAACTAAGACGTGTGGAAACCAGTGTATTCCATGATTTGCCATTTTGCTCACTAGGAGATCTAGAAAATTATCATTTCTGATAGAGTAGGAATTTGCTACTCTTTGGTACCCATGCCACCAAAAATAAAcacagaaaataaaaccacACTTTAGTTCCACTAAAATCAGTCCTCGAACCGAGACCACGTTGTCAAGTGCCCAAGGAAAAGGTGCAAGGCACGGTAAACACATTTATGAAAGTAATCTAgaaatttgaatgtttttcACACATATGTACAACACCAATAACTTTCAGCACATTAGGGCGCAAACAAACAAACTTAAGTACAAGAACAAGAAGGAGAGTATCTTATTCTATTGGTCCTTTAGTCtttacttcaattttcatatatgaaacaaatcttatatataattcaggCCTAGTGAAATCCCTCCAAGAAGCACATAATAATACTCACAACTAGATGGCTGGACTACATATGGATTAAACGTCATTCATGgaataaaatttcttataaaagaTTGCAATTGAATAAAGCATAAATAAAGTGGCAGTCACAAGAAGTGCATCTTCTGCAATTTTATGCCTTAACCAGGCAGTGGTTTGCAGGAGCAGAAATCTGAAGGCCTGAAGATAGGaggataagaaagaaaaatgagaaagcaTGATTATGGTGAGAGCTGACAAGAGAGCTAGAGGATCTTAAGGGAGGGGTAGAGATAGAGACTTTGGCACATGAAGGAGAGCAGTAAATGAGGTGTTGCTAAATAAATGAGGGAAACTtgtcttcaatttcttttcgtTGTCAAGCAGCAGAGAATCTTCGTTTGGTCGCTAGCTTAAGGACTTTTACTGGGTTGACCAGTTGTATCAGTTCCAGAAACCAGCAGGTTTGAGCTGTAGAAGGTAGGGGTGTAaatgagtcgagctcgaccaTTTTttatgagctcgagctcgagttttcagcaaattttattattataaataaataatattaaatattgttatattaattataaaaaatattaaacatatggtataacataatttattattat
This region of Sesamum indicum cultivar Zhongzhi No. 13 linkage group LG4, S_indicum_v1.0, whole genome shotgun sequence genomic DNA includes:
- the LOC105161042 gene encoding beta-D-glucosyl crocetin beta-1,6-glucosyltransferase-like; this translates as MDTRKRSIRILMFPWLAHGHISAFLELAKSLAKRNFVIYICSSQVNLNSISKNMSSKDSISVKLVELHIPTTILPPPYHTTNGLPPHLMSTLKRALDSARPAFSTLLQTLKPDLVLYDFLQSWASEEAESQNIPAMVFLSTGAAAISFIMYHWFETRPEEYPFPAIYFREHEYDNFCRFKSSDSGTSDQLRVSDCVKRSHDLVLIKTFRELEGQYVDFLSDLTRKRFVPVGPLVQEVGCDMENEGNDIIEWLDGKDRRSTVFSSFGSEYFLSANEIEEIAYGLELSGLNFIWVVRFPHGDEKIKIEEKLPEGFLERVEGRGLVVEGWAQQRRILSHPSVGGFLSHCGWSSVMEGVYSGVPIIAVPMHLDQPFNARLVEAVGFGEEVVRSRQGNLDRGEVARVVKKLVMGKSGEGLRRRVEELSEKMREKGEEEIDSLVEELVTVVRRRERSNLKSENSMKKLNVMMMENREGMLSENA
- the LOC105161043 gene encoding uncharacterized protein LOC105161043 — translated: MLEHGYNYNIVKFKKMKKSLAASIGSSGRLSADDEDDDEASKMAIASYQAREEEIERRKMEVRERVESQLSRAEEEAKRLTQVWEELEVFTDPMRKDVSSVRKRLDMANRDLKSLQQICQKKEKEYKEAMEAFQEKSKEKAQLTTALMELVNQSENFRMKKLEELSKIVNLKAQNT